CTCTCTGTCTCGGGGAGTGCCGGAACCACAGATAATGGAGACAAGGGAAAGAGGGACGCAGGGTGGTGGTGGGAAACAGAACAAAGAGTTATCTGGGAGAGAAACAGGGGATGATGgaactgcaactgttcaagagagGAGTACTGGAGCCAAGGCTGCACATATTGAGAAACAGGAAGTCAGGGCTGCTCTGGAAGGAAACCAGAGAGCAGGCACTCTGTCAGAAGGGAAGCAGGACACCCAGAGGGATGGGATGGTCTCCAGCAGTATCCCAAAGCCACTTGGAACTGGAAACAGCATCCTTGTCAGCCCCAGACAGGTATTGAAGAGACAGGCTGAGAGGCTAATCAACTGCATCGTGTTTCATTTTATAAGCAGTGTTAATTCTGTTTATCAGAGTGCTGGAGTGAAGAAAGGAGAAAGACAAAGTTGTATGCATATTTTAATTTGAGTATGTGAGGGGGAAATGGAACAGTagcaggtatttacttttttgccaCTTTtgaaacacatacatacagaaagcagtgtgtgtcttttttaaaacaaatgtgttgttgtttcagAGAGGTAATCCATTGCTCAAGTTTGTGAGAAACGTCCCCTGGGAGTTTGGAGATGTTACACCTGATTACGTTTTGGGGCAAACAACCTGTGCTCTGTTCCTCAGGTCTGATACTCTTACTCTTCtacttgtaatatattttaatgtatttattctattAGGTTCTatttattgtctttattattattattttataggtgAAACTCATAGTATATTAATGTATTAGTGAAAATGCATCTTATTTATATGGGATTTTGAAAAACGCCACTGAAcgctttggtttatttttgtctgaatgGAAATATTGCAAGCAAAAATAGCCAGCTTATATATGGATGATCTTGGGGTTTGACGTTactaaatcatatatatatttaattatatttatgacACTTCTAAAGCAGATGTCACAGACATTAATATGGATTACAACCTAGGAATTACCCtatatttacacactttacatgctattgtcacatatttatatatttatatatttattaattaattcttTCCTGCAGTCTAAGGTACCACAGCCTAAACCCAAACTACATCCACGATCGCCTGAAACAGTTGGGGAAGACATTTTCACTGAGAGTTTTGCTAGCGCAGGTAGATGTGGTGAGTCCCCTTGTTTCCTCTCACATTCTCTCAATGTTTCACACATTTTTGTCCTCAAACGTTCCCATTCCTTTGGCATCTCCCTTTTAGAAAGACCCTCACCACTGTGTAAAGGACCTGGCTCGGATCTGTATTATGGCAGACTGTACTCTGATTCTGGCTTGGAGGTGAGTCACTGCCATAGATGTATAAAGCAATGTCAGCATTGAACTGCCACCTTTTTTAACCTGTCTGTGTCTGAAGTGTGTTCTCAGCCTGTAGACAGGATCCTATTTGAAGAAAGATGTTTAAGCAACATATAtgttgaatttagttttttttgcattactttcATAATTGAACCTTTCTCTGAGCCGCGTTGCTTGGTAAATTTGACAGTATTGTTTGTAATTTGACAGTAACAGTGTACAGCTTTTATATGTGGTAGGGTTAATGATGGAAAAATAACAAGAAGTACACCCTGTTGTGTGAACTGGACTCTAGAATTTTGAATGTGCTTGTACTACTTGCTTGTAGTATATTGCTAATTCCAAGTTCCCTATCTGTTCTGAGGGCACATTTGTACGTAAAACTCAAAGCTTTGCTCTACCAATGTCATTTGTCTCTCTCTTAGTCCCGAGGAGGCCGGCAGGTATCTTGAGACCTACAAATCATACGAGAAGAAACCAGCAGACCTATTAAAGGAGAGAGTTGAACAGGACTTCCTGTCTAGGGTAGAAGTGATCT
The Polyodon spathula isolate WHYD16114869_AA chromosome 9, ASM1765450v1, whole genome shotgun sequence genome window above contains:
- the ercc1 gene encoding DNA excision repair protein ERCC-1, whose translation is MEKKKFNIPLEDSVHTTEPTPVKSLFKSSKSNDNDTSVSKKSAQSTMVPDGQPLSYSEFIVQGTVPSLSRGVPEPQIMETRERGTQGGGGKQNKELSGRETGDDGTATVQERSTGAKAAHIEKQEVRAALEGNQRAGTLSEGKQDTQRDGMVSSSIPKPLGTGNSILVSPRQRGNPLLKFVRNVPWEFGDVTPDYVLGQTTCALFLSLRYHSLNPNYIHDRLKQLGKTFSLRVLLAQVDVKDPHHCVKDLARICIMADCTLILAWSPEEAGRYLETYKSYEKKPADLLKERVEQDFLSRVTDCLTAVKSVNKTDTLTLLATFSSLEGIIKASKEDLTLCPGLGPQKAQRLHDVLHQPFLKSKKHKLEKKAET